The following proteins are encoded in a genomic region of Verrucomicrobiota bacterium:
- a CDS encoding alpha/beta hydrolase, translated as MNRILPLISLILLATFCVAMATPQKLVDLEYAKAGEISLKLDLYLPSDAIDSILIVWVHGGAWRGGSKDSVSIEPLVKKGYSIASVDYRLTPVAPFPANVHDIKAAIRFLRGQAGKYGYNTEKIVVSGSSAGAHLAALVGVTNGHPELEGNLGNYTNQSSDIAAIVDFYGASNLTTILKQSTLHGLSVREPALDLLIGGRPEAVPEMAKLASPVFHIDESDPPLLLIHGDQDPQMPINQAHEIHGQYKDLSLPVWFEVIHGGAHGGKAFFDDERLALVDWFLKKHLR; from the coding sequence ATGAATCGAATTCTTCCTCTAATTTCCCTAATACTGCTGGCCACATTTTGCGTGGCTATGGCAACACCCCAAAAGTTGGTTGATCTCGAATATGCCAAGGCAGGTGAGATTTCCCTGAAACTTGACCTCTACCTGCCTTCAGATGCGATTGATAGTATTTTAATTGTGTGGGTACATGGAGGAGCTTGGCGTGGAGGCTCAAAGGACTCCGTTTCCATCGAACCATTGGTGAAGAAAGGCTACTCGATCGCCAGTGTCGATTATCGGCTTACTCCAGTTGCTCCTTTTCCAGCGAACGTGCATGACATCAAGGCAGCTATTCGTTTTCTGCGGGGCCAGGCAGGCAAGTATGGTTACAATACAGAGAAAATCGTGGTTTCAGGATCCTCCGCAGGCGCGCATCTGGCCGCTTTGGTCGGAGTGACTAATGGACATCCGGAACTGGAAGGGAACTTGGGCAATTATACCAATCAGTCGTCAGATATTGCAGCAATCGTCGACTTTTATGGAGCAAGCAATTTAACGACCATTTTGAAACAATCCACACTCCACGGTTTGAGTGTTCGAGAACCGGCTTTGGATTTGTTGATTGGAGGCCGGCCAGAAGCTGTTCCGGAAATGGCCAAGCTCGCCAGCCCTGTTTTCCATATCGACGAATCCGATCCGCCACTGCTCCTGATACACGGTGATCAGGATCCTCAGATGCCGATTAACCAGGCACACGAAATTCATGGCCAGTACAAGGACCTGAGCCTTCCTGTTTGGTTCGAGGTTATCCATGGTGGTGCCCATGGCGGAAAAGCATTCTTTGATGATGAGCGCCTGGCTTTAGTGGATTGGTTCTTGAAAAAGCATCTGAGGTAA